The Humulus lupulus chromosome 7, drHumLupu1.1, whole genome shotgun sequence region ACTGCTTTTGAAGAAGGTTGATAATGTTGTTGTCAACTTGGAAGGCCTTGGCTAGGACATCAGGGTTGATGGGAGGGTCTGAACCAAACACAGCATTTGCAATGGTGATCACTCCTGCATTTTGGCTGCTGAGACCAGCAAAGGCAACTGCTGGGGTGTGTCCTTTGTTGAACTGGAAATGAATCAAACCAATTGGGAACACGAACACATCTCCCTTGTTCAAAACCTTTGTGAAAAGGCGGTTTTTGCCATCTTGTTGGTTGGATGTCACAAACCCAACGTAGAGCGTTCCCTCAACGACGACCAAGATTTCAGTGCCGCGGGGGTGAGTGTGAGGTGGGTTCTGACCATATGGTGCATAGTCAATGCGAACCAACGATATTCCAAGAGTGTTGAGTCCAGGAATTTTGTTAACATCGACGGCTGTTACTTTGGAACCAACTGGATTACTAGTGTTTCCTGCAATGTTGAGCCCTGAAGTAAAGAAATCATCCGCATTGACTTCCTTTGGATCCTTGCAAAACTTCCCATTCACAAACACTGCTCAAAATAAGTAATGTTCATTAGTAATAGATAGAGACAAGTAATGTGAAAAGTTTATAAAACTTCAAGCAGGTAATGTAAAATTAAATGTATACGTACAAGCTTTGTGGGGCTCATCTACTGCCACACAGAAGTCTTGGAGAGGGCTTGGATCATAGGCAGAGGCAATGGAAGTTGCCAAAGCCAAGACAACAAGTGAAAGAAGGAAATGAACACCTTTCATGGTTAGTAACTATATGCTATAAAAATCTCTTCAAGTTTTGTTTTTGGTTGCTTGAGAGATTGTTGAGAAATCTTGCACTAGAACTCGTCTTTTTATAGATGGGAGTTTCTGTACTAGCTAGGCTGTCATACTTCATGAAGTGAAAAAGAGTTTTGGTTTGTTTTTTCCTCATGACAGAGTTGGTAAATTTTTGGTCAATAATAGTTTTGTTACTGATATTGTGAGGAAATCGACATGTAACTTCAACTGGTCTTTGCCTCTAGAAGGGAACTTTCAACTTGATTTGGTGATTTTGAGCATATCACATAATGCCTGAATTTCTTTTCTgactttctttttaattaattgtttttacTTGTTAATACTTAATTGCCCTTTCCTCTGATCTCTGTTAATATCATATCAGAGAACTCTTGAGTTTAAGTTGGAGATTTAGGCACCATTATTACTAGAGAAAATCCTTATTGGGCAAGTTTTATCTTAAAGTTGGATTTTACGtttgtttaatattattattattataataatatgtttAGTTAGATATCAAAGCTGAATGGACTAGGTATAACACAAAAGGGCATTTGGTATAGTTTTTCTATTATGCAAATCAAAAGAAAGCTTTTGCTCAAGCTCACTTAATCTTCAAATGTGAATAAGACTTGGTCTCTGATTTGAACAAATTATCATGCAAGTAATTGTAAAATCTCTTCAAACGTATGAAGAATCCACTCTTTAACCTTGAAGGAGTGGTTTGTTATAAATCTAtggatatatataaaaaaataacatgtcTCACTTTTATATAACAAGGCATTTCCATATTCATTCTCTTCTCTCTTTGTTGGTTTTATttgtgtttgtttaaaaaaacaCTTCTATAGAGCACACTTGACTAAATACAAAATTATTTTCTACTGCGTGAGATTTTCTTTTTATTCATCCAATAATATGCTTTGCATACTCATTTTTGGAGCTGTTCTTCAAGACTAACATATTATTGGTATTTTTTATACATTAGtacactgcaaaaaaaaaaagaatatatagAGGTTTTACTGTAACTAACTGCATAGTTAAAAAAAAAGTACAATCTTATTCAGTGGGTGGGCTAGTAATACTACAGGAAAATGATACTAGCAGAAACAAAAGATCATGTGGactaaatttgaaaaatattattaaaaaattgagaaaaaatgcTCAAATGAGGAAAAAATTTACATCAGAAGAAGTTTCAATTTGACACGTTCTTTTAAAAATACTTGAAGCAGTCCAAGGAAATAAATAATATTTGACAGACTAAGCAATCGATCATAGCATATATAGAAAGTGCTGCACCAGatacatttcataacatataacaGTCACATCATCCTCTAGAGATCAATTTGGGAAAATATGACACTTATCTAAACGATGGTCGAATATGAACCAGTTGAGACTTTTATCCACAGGAAAATGATGGTTGTTTATTCAATGcagataaatataataaatagatAAAAAACAAGATTTGTAATGAAGATAGAGAGATTTCATGGCCTGCaactattaaaaa contains the following coding sequences:
- the LOC133790630 gene encoding germin-like protein subfamily 1 member 17; protein product: MKGVHFLLSLVVLALATSIASAYDPSPLQDFCVAVDEPHKALFVNGKFCKDPKEVNADDFFTSGLNIAGNTSNPVGSKVTAVDVNKIPGLNTLGISLVRIDYAPYGQNPPHTHPRGTEILVVVEGTLYVGFVTSNQQDGKNRLFTKVLNKGDVFVFPIGLIHFQFNKGHTPAVAFAGLSSQNAGVITIANAVFGSDPPINPDVLAKAFQVDNNIINLLQKQFWYDNN